In one window of Macrotis lagotis isolate mMagLag1 chromosome 5, bilby.v1.9.chrom.fasta, whole genome shotgun sequence DNA:
- the C5H21orf58 gene encoding uncharacterized protein C21orf58 homolog isoform X2, translating into MLDSSVADQMTRLKLKLLEKKLEAERENMEDNLEPSLTVPRSYDGEDGILQNALRRRKDLLHKLREQHLLEELSGPYPWGGNHRRSYRPEVTPEVPPIQIYPPFPAGPQPEQPRIIQQTVPQPPATIIQQLPQQPLITQIPPPQAYPTPRSGSIKEDMVEMMLMQNAQMHQIVMQNMMLKILPPNPSHEVNTPWLRSAQQDPQFVLRAEKPRASSVHHHHHYGPPSLQALPAPLPPQGYPIWPSLLPAPAMSQPTSLQPAIRHIMGPTTTMPALNTVASTGALPGLPPGL; encoded by the exons AAACTTGAAGCTGAACGAGAAAACATGGAAGACAACCTGGAACCCTCCCTCACTGTACCAA GGAGCTATGATGGAGAAGATGGCATTCTGCAGAATGCCCTGAGAAGAAGGAAAGACCTCCTGCACAAGCTCCGG GAACAGCACCTTCTAGAAGAGCTCTCTGGGCCCTACCCCTGGGGAGGGAATCACCGAAGAAGCTACAGACCAGAGGTGACCCCAGAGGTGCCTCCCATCCAGATCTACCCACCCTTCCCTGCAGGACCTCAACCTGAGCAACCCAGAATCATCCAACAGACG GTACCACAGCCACCGGCTACTATCATCCAGCAGCTGCCTCAGCAACCCCTCATCACTCAgatccccccaccccaggcctaCCCTACTCCAAGGTCAGGAAGCATCAAGGAAG ACATGGTAGAGATGATGCTGATGCAGAATGCACAGATGCACCAGATCGTTATGCAGAATATGATGCTGAAAATCCTACCACCCAATCCCTCCCATGAAGTGAATACGCCTTGGCTGCGGTCTGCTCAGCAG GATCCACAGTTTGTGCTGCGTGCTGAAAAGCCAAGGGCTTCCTCAGtccaccatcatcaccattatgGCCCCCCAAGTCTGCAAGCTCTCCCTGCCCCCCTGCCCCCTCAGGGCTACCCCATATGGCCTTCACTACTTCCAGCCCCGGCCATGAGTCAGCCGACCAGTCTCCAGCCTGCCATCCGGCACATAATGGGGCCCACGACGACCATGCCTGCCCTCAATAC ggTAGCATCCACCGGAGCCCTCCCGGGTCTGCCCCCAGGTTTGTAA
- the C5H21orf58 gene encoding uncharacterized protein C21orf58 homolog isoform X1, with product MLDSSVADQMTRLKLKLLEKKLEAERENMEDNLEPSLTVPRSYDGEDGILQNALRRRKDLLHKLREQHLLEELSGPYPWGGNHRRSYRPEVTPEVPPIQIYPPFPAGPQPEQPRIIQQTVPQPPATIIQQLPQQPLITQIPPPQAYPTPRSGSIKEDMVEMMLMQNAQMHQIVMQNMMLKILPPNPSHEVNTPWLRSAQQDPQFVLRAEKPRASSVHHHHHYGPPSLQALPAPLPPQGYPIWPSLLPAPAMSQPTSLQPAIRHIMGPTTTMPALNTIHRSPPGSAPRFVSPTGL from the exons AAACTTGAAGCTGAACGAGAAAACATGGAAGACAACCTGGAACCCTCCCTCACTGTACCAA GGAGCTATGATGGAGAAGATGGCATTCTGCAGAATGCCCTGAGAAGAAGGAAAGACCTCCTGCACAAGCTCCGG GAACAGCACCTTCTAGAAGAGCTCTCTGGGCCCTACCCCTGGGGAGGGAATCACCGAAGAAGCTACAGACCAGAGGTGACCCCAGAGGTGCCTCCCATCCAGATCTACCCACCCTTCCCTGCAGGACCTCAACCTGAGCAACCCAGAATCATCCAACAGACG GTACCACAGCCACCGGCTACTATCATCCAGCAGCTGCCTCAGCAACCCCTCATCACTCAgatccccccaccccaggcctaCCCTACTCCAAGGTCAGGAAGCATCAAGGAAG ACATGGTAGAGATGATGCTGATGCAGAATGCACAGATGCACCAGATCGTTATGCAGAATATGATGCTGAAAATCCTACCACCCAATCCCTCCCATGAAGTGAATACGCCTTGGCTGCGGTCTGCTCAGCAG GATCCACAGTTTGTGCTGCGTGCTGAAAAGCCAAGGGCTTCCTCAGtccaccatcatcaccattatgGCCCCCCAAGTCTGCAAGCTCTCCCTGCCCCCCTGCCCCCTCAGGGCTACCCCATATGGCCTTCACTACTTCCAGCCCCGGCCATGAGTCAGCCGACCAGTCTCCAGCCTGCCATCCGGCACATAATGGGGCCCACGACGACCATGCCTGCCCTCAATAC CATCCACCGGAGCCCTCCCGGGTCTGCCCCCAGGTTTGTAAGCCCTACAGGTCTCTAA